Genomic segment of Truepera radiovictrix DSM 17093:
GTCGACGCCATCTGGTTTAACCAGGGGCAGGTCTGCTGCGCGGGCTCGAGGCTGCTCGTTCAGGAGGGCGTGGCCGAGCGGATGACGCACAAGCTCCGCGAGCGCATGGAGCGGTTGCGCGTCGGCTCGCCGCTCGACAAAGCCGTGGACATGGGGGCCATCGTGGCGCCGGTGCAGCTCGAAAAGATCGCCCGCTTGGTCGAGCAGGGCAAGGCCGAGGGGGCGACCTGCTACCAACCCTCGTGGGCGGTACCCGAAGAGGGCCTCTTCTACCCCCCGACGCTCTTTACGAACGCCCACCCCGCCTCCACGGTCGCGCAGGTCGAGATCTTCGGCCCCGTGATCGCCAGCACCACCTTCCGCACCCCCGCCGAGGCGGTCGAGCTCGCCAACCACACCCGCTACGGGCTGGCCGCCTCGGTGTGGACGGAGAACGTCAACCTGGCCCTCGACGTCGCCCCCAAACTCAAAGCGGGGGTGGTGTGGATCAACTGCACGAACCTCTTCGACGCGGCCTCGGGCTTCGGCGGTTACAAGGAGTCGGGCTTCGGCCGCGAGGGGGGGCGCGAGGGGCTCTTCGAGTACCTGGTGCCGAGCTGGGAGAAGAGGCAGAAGTCAGAAGTCAGGAGCCAGAAGTCAGGAGGTAGGCGTCAAGCGACCTCGGAGGGTTCAGAGTCCACGGCAGATGAGACCCTGCCGAGCTTCGGGATGCCGCCCATCGACCGCACGCCGAAGCTCTACATCGGCGGCAAGCAGGTGCGGCCCGACTCGGGCTACAGCCTCCCCGTCTTTGACGCCAAAGGCAACCTCGTCGGGGAGGTCGGCGAGGGCAACCGCAAGGACGTTCGCAACGCCGTCGAGGCCGCGCGCAAGGCGTCGGGTTGGACAAAGGCGACGGCGCACGCTAGGGCCCAGGTGCTCTACTACCTCGGCGAAAACCTCGCGGCGCGCGCCCCCGAGTTCGCGGCGCGGCTCTCGCAGCTCACCGGGGCCTCGAGGCGAGCGGCCGAAGCGGAGGTCGAGGCGGCTATCGAGCGCATCTTCTTCTACGCCGCTTACAGTGACAAGTACGACGGCGCCGTGCACGCGACCCCGGTGCGCAACGTCACCCTCGCCATGCTCGAGCCCCTGGGCGTCGTCGGGGTGGTCTGCCCGGACGAGGCGCCCTTGCTGAGCCTTCTGTCGCTCACGTTGCCCCTCATCGCCCTCGGCAACCGCGTGGTGGCCGTCCCGAGCGAGCGCTACCCGCTCCTAGCGACCGACCTCTACACGGTTCTGGATACCTCCGACGTGCCGGGCGGGGTGCTGAACCTCGTCACGGGGCCCCGTGACGCGCTCACGAAGACGCTAGCTGAGCACGACGAGGTGGACGCGCTTTGGTACGTCGGCACCGCCGAGGGGAGCGCGCTGGTCGAGCGGGCGTCGGTGGGCAACCTCAAAAGGACGTGGGTGAATGACGGCTACGCGCGCGACTGGTTCGACCCCGTGCAGGCCCAGGGGGGGGAGTATCTGCGGCGCGCGGTGCAGGTGAAGAATATCTGGGTGCCGTATGGGGAGTAAACTTGGGAGACGATATTAAGATGCTTGTTTCGTTCCCGGGCGCTAACGCAGCAAGAACCCCTCGCCCACCGCGTCATCGGGCTCGACGACCCACTGGCAAAAGCCGGTGATGTGGGCGCTGCCGCTCACTTCGGGGACCACGGCGGGAAGGTCCCCCACGGTCGTCTCGCTAAGCACCCTGCCCGTAAAGACCGTCCCCAAGATGCTCTCGTTGACGAAGGTCTGGCCGAGCGCGAGACGCCCCCGCGCGTAGAGCTGCGCCATGCGCCCCGCCGTGCCGGTGCCGGTCGGGGAGCGGTCGACCTCGCGGTCGGCGAACACGCAGATGTTGGCCTGGTCCGAACCCTCGTGCCGCGGCGGGCCGCCGATGATGGTGCCGTAGAGGCCGCGCAGCGCGGGCTCCTCGGGGTGAACGACCTCGAGCGTCGCCTCGACCGCCCGCTTCACCTCGTCGCCGAGCTGCACGAGCGCGCGGGTGTTCTCTGGTCGCACC
This window contains:
- a CDS encoding aldehyde dehydrogenase family protein, translated to MTVDNPTVKDIFDTMDYGPAPESAASAVAWLERHGRTFDLFIGGAFVRSASEERFDVINPATREVLARVSQAGEQDVDAAVAAARKAFGPWSALSGHARARYLYALARGVQRHSRLFAVLETLDNGKPIRETRDLDLPLVARHFYHHAGWAQLRDTELVGYESVGVCGQIIPWNFPLLMLAWKVAPALAMGNTVVLKPAEFTPLTALLFAELCQEVGLPPGVVNIVTGDGRTGELLVAHPDVDKLAFTGSTEVGKLIREKTAGSGKKLSLELGGKSPFIVFDDADLDSAVEGVVDAIWFNQGQVCCAGSRLLVQEGVAERMTHKLRERMERLRVGSPLDKAVDMGAIVAPVQLEKIARLVEQGKAEGATCYQPSWAVPEEGLFYPPTLFTNAHPASTVAQVEIFGPVIASTTFRTPAEAVELANHTRYGLAASVWTENVNLALDVAPKLKAGVVWINCTNLFDAASGFGGYKESGFGREGGREGLFEYLVPSWEKRQKSEVRSQKSGGRRQATSEGSESTADETLPSFGMPPIDRTPKLYIGGKQVRPDSGYSLPVFDAKGNLVGEVGEGNRKDVRNAVEAARKASGWTKATAHARAQVLYYLGENLAARAPEFAARLSQLTGASRRAAEAEVEAAIERIFFYAAYSDKYDGAVHATPVRNVTLAMLEPLGVVGVVCPDEAPLLSLLSLTLPLIALGNRVVAVPSERYPLLATDLYTVLDTSDVPGGVLNLVTGPRDALTKTLAEHDEVDALWYVGTAEGSALVERASVGNLKRTWVNDGYARDWFDPVQAQGGEYLRRAVQVKNIWVPYGE